One stretch of Oceanimonas pelagia DNA includes these proteins:
- the hpt gene encoding hypoxanthine phosphoribosyltransferase: MKHRVDVLIGTEEVNARTRTLGEQINTHYQGVDEVVMVGLLRGSCVFMADLCRQLTVPVRLDFMTASSYGNSMDSNRDVRILKDLDDEIHGKHVLIVEDIIDTGYTLSKVREILSLRNPASLTICTLLDKPERREVQVPVDWVGFTIPDEFVVGYGIDYAQLYRNLPYIGKVVPLE; encoded by the coding sequence ATGAAACACCGCGTGGATGTGCTGATCGGCACCGAAGAGGTCAATGCCAGAACCAGGACCCTGGGCGAACAGATTAACACCCACTATCAGGGCGTCGACGAAGTGGTCATGGTGGGCCTGCTGCGGGGCTCCTGCGTCTTTATGGCCGATCTGTGCCGCCAGCTCACCGTGCCGGTGCGGCTCGACTTCATGACCGCTTCCAGCTACGGCAACAGCATGGACAGCAACCGGGACGTGCGCATCCTCAAGGATCTGGACGACGAGATCCACGGCAAGCATGTGCTGATCGTGGAAGACATCATCGATACCGGCTACACCCTGAGCAAGGTGCGGGAAATACTGTCTCTGCGCAACCCGGCGTCGCTCACTATCTGCACCCTGCTCGACAAGCCCGAGCGGCGTGAGGTGCAGGTGCCGGTCGACTGGGTCGGCTTTACCATTCCCGACGAATTCGTGGTAGGTTACGGCATCGACTATGCCCAGCTGTACCGCAACCTGCCCTATATCGGCAAGGTAGTGCCGCTGGAGTAA
- a CDS encoding flavin prenyltransferase UbiX → MAEYARDQQITLALSGASGAPYALALLQCLVKAGMQVHLLVSGAARVVLATEQGEQWPGKPEQLAAYLCERYGAAPGQIRAYGKEEWFSPVASGSGAPRRMVICPCSMGTVASIASGASDNLIERAADVVIKEKGQLILVPRESPLSEIHLENLLKLARMGVTIMPAAPGFYHQPKTIDDLVNFMVARILDHLGVDQDLVARWGYGAERGLKPEA, encoded by the coding sequence ATGGCTGAGTATGCCCGTGATCAGCAGATCACCCTGGCCCTGAGCGGCGCGTCCGGCGCGCCTTATGCGCTGGCGCTGCTGCAGTGTCTGGTAAAGGCCGGCATGCAGGTGCACCTGCTGGTGTCCGGTGCCGCCCGGGTGGTGCTGGCCACCGAGCAGGGCGAACAGTGGCCGGGCAAGCCGGAACAACTGGCCGCCTATCTGTGTGAACGCTACGGCGCCGCGCCTGGCCAGATCCGTGCCTACGGCAAGGAAGAATGGTTTTCGCCGGTGGCCTCGGGCTCGGGGGCGCCCCGGCGCATGGTGATCTGCCCCTGCTCCATGGGCACGGTGGCCTCCATTGCCAGCGGTGCCTCCGACAATCTGATCGAGCGGGCTGCCGACGTGGTGATCAAGGAAAAGGGTCAGTTGATCCTGGTGCCTCGCGAGTCGCCGTTATCGGAGATCCACCTGGAAAACCTGCTCAAACTGGCGCGCATGGGGGTGACCATCATGCCCGCAGCCCCGGGGTTTTATCATCAGCCGAAAACGATTGACGATCTGGTGAACTTTATGGTGGCGCGGATCCTGGATCACCTGGGCGTGGATCAGGATCTGGTGGCCCGCTGGGGTTATGGCGCAGAGCGAGGCTTGAAGCCGGAAGCTTGA
- the mpl gene encoding UDP-N-acetylmuramate:L-alanyl-gamma-D-glutamyl-meso-diaminopimelate ligase encodes MHIHILGICGTFMGGLAVLARQLGYQVTGSDANVYPPMSTQLEQQGIELIEGYDPSQLDPCPDLVVIGNAMSRGNPCVEAVLNRRIPYTSGPQWLLEHVLQERWVLAVAGTHGKTTTSAMLAHILDDCGLKPGFLIGGVPGNFAVSARLGEAPFFVIEADEYDSAFFDKRSKFVHYRPSTLILNNLEFDHADIFPDLAAIQRQFHHLLRMVPGHGRILMPTHTPALETVKDMGCWSELEYVGDDGLWRAELLAADGSRFSVWLDGERVGEVNWSCMGLHNVNNGLMALAAARHAGVPVAEAIRALCGFVPPKRRMEHKGEVAGIRVWDDFAHHPTAIATTLAGLRARSEGRRVLAVLEPRSNTMKMGIHQQELAGSLQQADATYLFQPPGLEWDLQAVAGSCPQGRVFDDLNALITALVSETEAGDEILIMSNGGFGGIHGKLLAALEVAHG; translated from the coding sequence ATGCACATTCATATTCTCGGTATTTGTGGCACCTTTATGGGCGGGCTGGCGGTGCTGGCCCGCCAGCTCGGCTACCAGGTCACCGGCAGCGATGCCAATGTCTATCCGCCCATGAGCACCCAGCTGGAACAGCAGGGGATCGAACTGATCGAAGGCTATGATCCTTCCCAGCTGGATCCCTGTCCGGATCTGGTGGTGATCGGCAACGCCATGAGCCGGGGTAACCCCTGTGTGGAGGCGGTGCTCAACCGGCGCATTCCCTATACCTCCGGGCCTCAGTGGCTGCTGGAGCATGTATTGCAGGAGCGCTGGGTACTGGCGGTGGCCGGCACCCACGGCAAGACCACCACCTCCGCCATGCTGGCCCATATTCTGGATGATTGCGGCCTGAAGCCCGGTTTTCTGATAGGCGGTGTGCCCGGCAACTTCGCGGTGTCTGCCCGGCTGGGCGAAGCGCCCTTTTTCGTGATCGAGGCGGACGAGTACGACAGCGCTTTTTTCGACAAGCGATCCAAGTTTGTGCACTACCGTCCCAGCACCCTGATCCTCAACAATCTCGAGTTTGATCATGCGGATATTTTTCCGGATCTGGCGGCGATCCAGCGGCAGTTCCATCATCTGCTGCGCATGGTGCCCGGCCATGGCCGGATCCTGATGCCCACTCATACGCCGGCGCTGGAAACCGTGAAGGACATGGGCTGCTGGAGCGAGCTGGAATACGTGGGCGACGACGGTCTCTGGCGCGCCGAGCTGCTGGCCGCCGACGGCAGCCGCTTTTCGGTCTGGCTCGACGGCGAGCGGGTGGGCGAGGTGAACTGGTCCTGTATGGGGCTGCATAACGTCAACAACGGCCTGATGGCGCTGGCTGCCGCCCGTCATGCCGGGGTGCCGGTGGCCGAAGCCATTCGTGCCCTGTGCGGCTTTGTACCGCCCAAACGGCGTATGGAGCACAAGGGCGAGGTGGCCGGCATTCGCGTGTGGGACGACTTTGCCCATCACCCCACCGCCATCGCCACCACCCTGGCCGGCCTCAGGGCCCGCAGCGAAGGCCGCCGTGTGCTGGCGGTGCTGGAGCCGCGCTCCAATACCATGAAAATGGGCATACACCAGCAAGAGCTGGCCGGGTCGCTGCAACAGGCCGATGCCACTTACCTGTTTCAGCCGCCGGGCCTGGAGTGGGATCTGCAGGCCGTGGCCGGGAGTTGCCCGCAAGGCCGGGTGTTTGACGACCTCAATGCGCTGATTACCGCGCTGGTGAGCGAGACTGAGGCCGGTGATGAAATTCTCATCATGAGCAACGGCGGCTTTGGCGGCATTCACGGCAAGCTGCTGGCGGCGCTGGAGGTGGCCCATGGCTGA
- the ppa gene encoding inorganic diphosphatase, giving the protein MSLNLVPAGKSLPEDIYVVIEIPQNADPIKYEVDKDTGAVFVDRFMATPMFYPCNYGYVNQTLSLDGDPVDVLVPTPHPLVPGSVIRCRPVGVLKMTDESGEDAKVIAVPHSKLTKEYDHIQNINDVPELLKAQIKHFFERYKELEAGKWVKVDGWEDKAAAEAEILASAERYNKA; this is encoded by the coding sequence ATGAGCCTGAACCTGGTACCGGCCGGTAAGAGCCTGCCCGAAGATATCTATGTTGTTATCGAAATTCCCCAGAACGCCGATCCCATCAAGTACGAAGTCGACAAGGACACCGGCGCCGTGTTCGTGGATCGTTTCATGGCCACTCCCATGTTCTACCCCTGCAACTACGGCTACGTGAACCAGACCCTGTCTCTGGACGGCGACCCGGTAGACGTGCTGGTGCCCACCCCGCACCCGCTGGTGCCCGGCTCCGTGATCCGCTGCCGTCCGGTGGGCGTGCTGAAAATGACCGACGAGTCCGGTGAAGACGCCAAGGTAATCGCCGTTCCCCACAGCAAGCTGACCAAGGAATACGACCACATTCAGAACATCAACGACGTGCCCGAACTGCTCAAGGCCCAGATCAAGCACTTCTTCGAGCGCTACAAGGAGCTGGAAGCGGGCAAGTGGGTGAAAGTAGACGGCTGGGAAGACAAGGCCGCCGCCGAAGCCGAAATTCTGGCTTCCGCCGAGCGTTACAACAAGGCCTGA
- a CDS encoding TIGR03899 family protein: MIAKPATQDPRIKNSKHLLRELAEQRGLAGLLHGDSPHSFGERYRMRLQLDEAARQKSLETIIRQAHEQCSSEVGGEPDPDWLSHFLSLAENIRHPAMQQFWASILAREIAQPGRCSVQALTCLRRMTQKDALLLQKAGALACHFGDDNLRLLLGYRQKGLWQGLRQQKLSPGKYRLPYAGLMQLFELGLLHQTELESGELTTPSPLTLVLGSRRLQLTPRRRGVRLLYYRFTAIGNELAALMAESAPKEYVMDLMDLLAPLGQLEQQESGA, from the coding sequence ATGATCGCCAAACCCGCCACCCAGGATCCCCGGATCAAGAACAGCAAACACCTGCTGCGTGAACTCGCCGAGCAACGCGGTCTGGCCGGCCTGCTGCACGGTGACTCGCCCCACAGCTTTGGCGAACGCTATCGCATGCGTCTGCAGCTGGACGAGGCCGCCCGCCAGAAAAGCCTGGAGACCATCATTCGCCAGGCCCATGAGCAATGCAGCAGCGAGGTGGGCGGCGAGCCGGATCCGGACTGGCTGAGCCACTTTCTGAGTCTTGCCGAAAACATTCGCCACCCCGCCATGCAGCAGTTCTGGGCCAGCATACTGGCCCGGGAAATCGCCCAGCCCGGGCGCTGCTCGGTGCAGGCGCTCACCTGCCTGCGGCGCATGACCCAGAAGGACGCCCTGCTGCTGCAAAAGGCCGGCGCCCTGGCCTGTCACTTCGGCGACGATAATCTGCGGCTGCTCCTCGGTTACCGGCAAAAAGGACTGTGGCAGGGGCTGCGGCAGCAAAAGCTCAGTCCGGGCAAATACCGGCTGCCTTACGCCGGACTGATGCAGCTGTTTGAGCTGGGCCTGTTGCACCAGACCGAGCTGGAATCGGGGGAGCTGACCACCCCCAGTCCGCTGACACTGGTGCTGGGGAGCCGCCGGCTGCAGCTCACCCCCCGCCGCCGGGGTGTGCGGCTGCTGTATTACCGCTTTACCGCCATCGGCAACGAGCTCGCTGCCCTGATGGCGGAGTCGGCGCCAAAGGAATATGTGATGGATTTGATGGATCTGCTGGCCCCGCTGGGCCAGCTGGAACAACAGGAAAGTGGTGCTTAA